In Setaria viridis chromosome 5, Setaria_viridis_v4.0, whole genome shotgun sequence, the genomic stretch tacatttagtactccatacatgtaccgcaagtttgatgtgacggggaatcttctttttgcatagtgccaaagttaggagttgggaGTGAGGTAAACAAGCCCTAAACTCTACGGCCTGAGCTGTCGCATTGCATGCACTGCCACTGATGCACAACCAAATCTCTCGCTTCATTGGAAGAGAAGAATGAAGAGCCAAAAGATCACACTCTGTAACGAGGATCACACACTTTGGAACGAGGCAAGTCTTTATAAATTCGCAAAACAAAAAGGAAGGGACACAAGCCATAGACGCTGCACCCATGCGTGCTCTACACTGCCCGTGTTCCATATGCATGGACGTCCCTCCATCAAGCGGTCACTATCCTGCTCTACGGTGCAAGCGCACATCTGTCAGTCCGCGCCTCCTCCGCGTCAAATGTCAAGGCCTTCGTCGTCCTTCTTTGTTCTTTCCTTGCTGCACCTGGGATCGGTCAGTCATCGGGTGGCCATGGAGACGCGGCAAACCTGCCCATTCCTGTTCCAGAGTTCCTCTGGCAGTGCAAAAATTTAACACTACAGTATCAGTATCTGTACCGCCTGACTGTAGGCTGTTGGACGCTTGGAGCCTGAAGGTCAGGGTGATGGATTGATGGGAACTGGGGAGCAGCTGCCAACATGTAGCAGCACTGCAGGAGGGCATGGATGATCATGGAGCTTTCGCGTGGGCCCCAGTATTTACCCCAGTAGTACGTACGAGTAGCATGTACAGCTGACCGACCCATCCGATATCCATGGACATggcctgctgcagctgctgctcccTTTGCCTGCCTCCATCACCTTGAAGCGTCCAACAGGCAAACACATTGGGAAGTGCAAACCGACGCGTGGGCCCGCTGGCGCCGCTCCAGTGACCGGAGTCAGAAGAACTGTTCCATGCGTGAACCTTCGACACCAAGCAAGCTGGTATCTTGCTCGCACAGACCCTTTCCTTGCGCGCTTCCCATCAGCGCAGCCCGGCGATCGGCGATTCGGCGTTCGTACGCTCTTTATATGCCCGTGCAGCCGCGCGGGGGCGTTCCTGGCAAAGGGAAAGCTACCGGGGGAACTAGCAGTCTCCGAGAatggccaccgccaccgccgccgccgcgttcagCCTGAAGCTCTTCATCGACACCAAGGCTCCTCGGGTGCTGTTCGCGGAGGCCAGCCGGGACGCCGTCAGCTTCCTCCACTCCCTCCTCGTCTCGCACCTCGACTCGCTCCCGCTCGACTCGCGCACGCGGCCTCCtgcagctgccgccgctgcccgcctccgccgccgcccccgcctggGCAGCAAGCGGAAGAAGCGCTTCTTCGTGTGCGGCGACAAGCGCGGCGCCGGCTGCGGCAAGTACGTGGCGGACAGGAGCGGCGCGACGTGCCCGTCCTGCGGGGGCACTATGGCGGCGGAGGTGCCGCCCGGCGCGCCCGGGGCCGGCGGTTCCGagcagcaggaggcggcggcggcggcgccggccctgGTGTGCATGCTCAAGGACAACCTCACCGTCGTGCCCGCGACCGGCACCTTCCTCGCGCTGGCCGGCAACATCATGAGGGGCGTCGTCACCGGGttccaggaggcggcggcgttccAGGTGGCGACGGTGCGGCTCGGCCACAACGAGGTAAGTGTACGCCATCGCAGCTGCCTCTTTTCATGTCATCTGCTCCTTGTTCCTCCTCCTAGAGAGCTGACGACCGAAACATGATAATCGATCCGAAACATTGGGTTTTGCTGTAGGGTTTGAAGATCCTCGAGGCATCGCTGCGGTCAAGCACTGTCCTCACCGACGTTTTCCTCCGCGACAAGGCCGTGGCGCTCGAATTTGACCCGAGCCCTCCCTCGCCGGATCTTGGATGGATGTAGATACGGCACCCACATGCGCATAGATAGATGCATAATAGCGTGCGCGCGATCATCTTTTGCTGATGTTTCTGCTCATCCAGCGTTGGATGATGCTCCGGCCTAGAGAATAGTGAGAGGCCATCTTTTGTTATGCTTGTACCAGTCCAATGTTTGGATGCACCTGGAGCATAGGGCTAGGTACTCGCTCCGATCTGTCGTTGctagaaaagttaaaaggaCCTTCAATTTGAATTAGGGAGTAGCTGTTTACTACTACTGAATGTTGCTTTTGCTAATAATGACTAACCTCGCAATGACAAGTACAAGTATAATCCGCATGCCTCGCCCGCGCAATTGTGATGCGTTGATGCTTCAACACAGTTTCCTGCGGGCGCACTCTTCAGCAGCCACAAGAGTCAAGTCGCTTGGGTTTATCGTGGTGGAACTTACCGTCTAAAAAAGATCATCAGTGTAAGGACATCTCCTTGCAGAGTCAGTCGCAATCTCAATGTAGCGGTGCCTgtacacctttttttttttttccatgtttagttacctcccaaCTTACAACTTtgacattatgcaaaaagaagattctccatcacatcaaacttgcggtacatgcatggagtactaaatgtagacgaaattaaaaactaattgcacagtattgttgtactttgcgagacgaatcttttgagcctaattagtcaatatttggataataattcataaatacaaacgaaacgctacagtgtgctacagtgctggtacagtaattttgcatcttccaATTTGGCCAACAGGCCAATTAGCGTGCGCTAAAAATCGACGAATGAAAACCCAAACTGGAGCCAATTAGCGTTACGCAATGCCACATAACTAACAGCCTTGAAAAGGCTCGGCGATACAGACGTCTGTCCAAACAATTTACTGCGGCTCCAACGGTCAATCGGGCGGTCAATGCATAGAGTCAAGCTGACCGGGCTCTGTTCTTGCACAGTCGAAAGACGCTCGTCAGACGGTGAGTGTCGGGGGCACACAAGGGACGTTTGGACGTTTGAGCTGAAGTGTAAGTTTACGTCACATCGAAGGAGATTAATAGGAGTAGTAAATATGAGCTAAGGGAGCGTGTTTGGAtcttgactaaagtttagcccttgtcacatcgaatgttcagatgctaattagaagattaaatatgagctaattataaaactaattgcagatgtcctgggctaattcgcgagacgaatctattaagcctaattaatctatcattagcaaatagttactgtagcaccacattatcaaatcatggattaattaggcttaatagattcatctcgcgaattagccttcatctatgcaattagttttgcaattagtctatatttaatactcctaattagtatccaaacatctgatgtgataggggctaaagtttagcccctaggaaacaaacaccccctaattataaaactaattatacagatggaggctaattcgcaaaatgaatttattaaacataattaatctatcattagcacatgtttactgtagcatcacattgtcgaattatggactaattaggtttaatagattcgtcttgtaaattagtctccatctgcgCAATTGGTTtcgtaattagtctatatttaatattcctaattagtatctaaacattcgatacgaGAGAAATTTAGGAGGGACTAAGAATCAAACGGGTCTTATCTTGTGTTCGTTTCTTCTTCGGCCGGTCTTCCCTGTTCAAAGCAGCAGCTAAACCCTGGCTCTACTCTCCCTAGTCCGGTAGTCCCACACTTTCCGGTAGACCATGGTCAATGGCCGCGCATGGAGACGTGGCAGGCAAGCCCATTCCTCTTCGAGCACTGTGCACGGAGTCTATCTGTTGAGACATTTTTGTGCCGTCTGATCAGCACGGAAACCACCGTCGCGCTGAAAACTTGCGGCGCCGCACTTTCTCCCGCACTACGCGTGTTGGACTGAAAACGGGAAGAATATTCAACAAGGGACGTCGCCGATGTTTTTCTTACCGGGCAATGCAAAAATGGCTACCCATCCGTGAGCACGGTAGCCGCTTGACCTCCAACTCCAGGGCCTCTGTTTACCTTTGGCTGGTGACCGAGCAGTGACGCTAGCAGCGGCTGCAGCCTCTGGGCAATCAGCAGTGGATGATGCAAGATGCAACACACACACCCTGGGCGGTGAATGATGCAATCGTCCGGTTCTTCTGGCTCGGTCATATATATCGATCGAGCCAGAAGAATTGAATGAGCAGGCGTGTCAGCGTTGCGCGTGCCGGACAGCCGGCTAGTTAGGGGATGTTTGATacaagttgctaaactttagtaggatCGTATCTGATTTTCAGAGgttaattaagaggactaaatatgagctaattacaaaactaattgcacagatggagtctaattcatgagacgaatttattaagactaattattcaaacttaattagttcatgatttgataatgtggtggaTTAGACTTAATAAGTTTGAATAATTagtcttaataaatttgtctcatgaattagactccatctgtgcaattaattttgtaattaaactatatttaatactcctaattagtatccaaacatccaatgtgagaggtgctaaaatttagcaggcGTATCCAAACACCACACCACCGTAGCCGCGCTATGAAGGCTGACGGCATGACGGCGCTCGGCGAGAGGGAGCAACTAGCAGATGCACGGCCGGCCCTAGTTTTCAGCAGAAAGGAAGCTAAATACAGAAACG encodes the following:
- the LOC117858643 gene encoding uncharacterized protein gives rise to the protein MATATAAAAFSLKLFIDTKAPRVLFAEASRDAVSFLHSLLVSHLDSLPLDSRTRPPAAAAAARLRRRPRLGSKRKKRFFVCGDKRGAGCGKYVADRSGATCPSCGGTMAAEVPPGAPGAGGSEQQEAAAAAPALVCMLKDNLTVVPATGTFLALAGNIMRGVVTGFQEAAAFQVATVRLGHNEGLKILEASLRSSTVLTDVFLRDKAVALEFDPSPPSPDLGWM